The following coding sequences lie in one Rhodohalobacter barkolensis genomic window:
- a CDS encoding MFS transporter encodes MKSKIKPYLDLVRNNHDYRRLWLAQIISNFGDWFGILAVYAIIQRYSGSELLLGLIIVVKMLSLASFSPIAGYITDRFNRRQLMIWCDIIRGVVVLGFIFISSESLLWLAYLLIAIQMAFSAIFEPAKTSSIPNVTTPGELVNANILSAASWSIIFTSGMALGGFATEWLGTDLVFLINAITYMVSSWFIYKAEIPQQMMSSEEKHRTRNPLHGIRDGIVYLRTNKDVLRPTLAKGTFTMCIGALVYMLIIVAEDVLMMGSIGLGILYAARGIGTGIGPVVGRRVFKRENSWVKGMGFFMISAGLMYAFVSYSEMLFWMGLFVMLAHMASGSNWVMSTVLVQRRAPDQYRGRVFSLEWLLFTLAQSISVTVAALILEFDILSLRETMAIFSGLLVLSGIFWLFKIAPAEEKHHLEAGESF; translated from the coding sequence TTGAAAAGTAAAATCAAGCCATATTTAGATTTAGTTCGCAATAATCACGATTACAGAAGATTATGGCTGGCTCAGATTATATCTAATTTCGGCGATTGGTTTGGGATTCTTGCGGTATACGCAATCATTCAGAGGTACAGCGGATCAGAACTACTGCTTGGGTTGATCATCGTGGTAAAGATGCTGAGTCTGGCATCCTTTTCACCCATCGCCGGGTACATTACAGACCGGTTCAATCGACGTCAGCTGATGATCTGGTGCGATATCATTCGGGGAGTGGTCGTACTTGGGTTTATTTTTATTTCGTCTGAGTCACTGCTTTGGCTGGCCTATCTGCTAATTGCCATTCAAATGGCATTTTCGGCAATTTTTGAACCGGCCAAAACCTCATCCATTCCAAATGTTACAACGCCCGGGGAGTTAGTAAACGCCAACATACTCTCGGCTGCATCATGGAGTATCATCTTTACTTCCGGTATGGCACTTGGCGGTTTCGCTACAGAATGGCTGGGGACAGATCTTGTATTTCTGATCAATGCGATTACTTATATGGTTTCATCCTGGTTCATTTACAAAGCTGAGATTCCTCAACAAATGATGTCGTCTGAGGAGAAACACAGAACCCGAAATCCGCTTCACGGAATCCGGGATGGGATTGTGTATTTGCGGACCAATAAAGATGTATTAAGGCCAACTCTCGCAAAAGGTACATTTACAATGTGTATCGGAGCCCTGGTTTACATGTTGATTATTGTGGCCGAGGACGTTTTGATGATGGGCAGTATTGGTCTGGGAATTCTATATGCGGCCAGGGGAATCGGAACGGGAATCGGTCCTGTTGTGGGACGCAGAGTGTTTAAACGGGAAAATTCCTGGGTAAAAGGAATGGGATTTTTTATGATCAGTGCCGGATTGATGTATGCATTTGTCAGCTACTCTGAGATGCTGTTCTGGATGGGACTTTTTGTAATGCTGGCGCACATGGCCTCAGGATCAAACTGGGTGATGAGTACGGTTTTAGTTCAGCGCCGTGCACCGGATCAATATCGCGGACGGGTATTTAGCCTGGAATGGTTACTCTTTACGCTGGCACAATCCATTTCCGTTACCGTTGCGGCGCTGATTTTGGAGTTTGATATCCTCTCATTGAGAGAGACGATGGCAATATTTTCCGGACTGCTGGTGCTGTCGGGTATTTTCTGGTTGTTTAAAATAGCACCTGCTGAGGAGAAACATCATCTGGAGGCAGGCGAATCCTTTTAA
- the dut gene encoding dUTP diphosphatase: MNAGDKIKIYFKKLDHAGDLPLPSYESDEAAGMDIRAALTEPKTLKPGERDLIPTGLQMALTHGYEAQIRPRSGLAYKQGITMLNSPGTIDSDYRGEVKVLAINHGDEPFVIKHGDRIAQMVIAPVYQPEIEEAAETLPESNRGEGGFGSTGVK, encoded by the coding sequence ATGAACGCAGGGGACAAGATTAAAATCTATTTCAAAAAACTGGATCATGCGGGGGATTTACCTCTGCCTTCTTACGAAAGTGATGAAGCCGCTGGTATGGATATTCGTGCTGCACTAACTGAGCCGAAAACACTTAAACCGGGCGAGCGAGACTTGATTCCTACCGGTTTACAGATGGCGCTTACACACGGTTACGAAGCACAGATACGTCCAAGAAGCGGTCTTGCCTATAAACAGGGGATTACCATGTTAAATTCTCCCGGCACAATTGATTCCGACTATCGGGGCGAAGTAAAGGTACTCGCGATTAACCATGGTGACGAACCCTTTGTGATTAAACACGGCGATCGAATTGCTCAAATGGTTATAGCTCCCGTTTATCAGCCTGAAATTGAAGAGGCGGCTGAAACTCTTCCCGAATCCAACCGCGGTGAAGGCGGTTTTGGAAGTACCGGGGTTAAATAG
- a CDS encoding DUF3108 domain-containing protein, with the protein MMKTLLKHLLSNILWLLAVPALFAQSDFTYERDREEVPSMQEMLETREVFEYEVRYGFFTLGWVDVELLPDTTYGGEKAYHLRTTMRSNKKLPFMGTRIVNYENLFQYNENWPYSHVFWRDDIHDDEYDRVRVIFDREAEEVQFFEKGEPTDTLELVEPASGGDIIFYYARMFAGLDESYELPVYTEDEMGIVSAKSRTKTEMREYDAFDEPIETYRSDGTADIDGPFGFNGTFKSWFSADDLRVPVEAHVRVIFGNVKVRLINYERRGQD; encoded by the coding sequence ATGATGAAGACGCTTTTAAAGCATTTGTTGAGTAACATTTTATGGCTGTTGGCAGTACCTGCCCTATTTGCACAATCAGATTTTACCTACGAAAGAGACAGGGAAGAGGTGCCTTCCATGCAGGAGATGCTGGAGACCCGGGAAGTTTTCGAGTATGAGGTGAGATACGGTTTTTTTACCCTTGGCTGGGTAGATGTGGAGTTACTCCCGGATACAACCTATGGCGGGGAGAAGGCATATCATCTTCGCACAACAATGCGATCAAATAAAAAGCTGCCATTTATGGGTACCCGTATTGTAAATTATGAAAATTTATTTCAATACAATGAAAACTGGCCATACAGCCATGTGTTTTGGCGGGATGATATTCATGATGATGAGTACGATCGCGTTCGCGTCATTTTCGACAGAGAGGCGGAAGAAGTGCAATTCTTTGAAAAGGGTGAGCCTACAGACACTTTAGAATTGGTAGAACCGGCCAGTGGTGGCGACATCATTTTTTACTATGCTAGAATGTTTGCCGGTTTGGATGAATCCTATGAGCTACCGGTTTATACTGAAGACGAAATGGGTATAGTGTCGGCAAAAAGCAGGACGAAAACTGAGATGCGTGAATATGACGCATTTGATGAACCCATTGAAACGTACAGAAGTGATGGAACGGCAGATATTGATGGACCTTTTGGATTCAACGGTACATTTAAATCGTGGTTCTCTGCAGATGATTTACGCGTTCCTGTAGAAGCCCATGTACGTGTAATTTTTGGAAATGTAAAAGTTCGATTAATTAATTATGAACGCAGGGGACAAGATTAA
- a CDS encoding arsenate reductase family protein — MIQVYGIKNCNKVRDTFKWLKDNEIEYEFVDLKKEPLTRDELQSFVNQIGLDVLINRRGMKWRQLGLKDKDLSEDELFEQLLEHQVMIKRPVLVEGEAILVGYDEDAFKAFVE, encoded by the coding sequence ATGATACAAGTTTACGGGATTAAAAACTGTAACAAAGTACGCGATACATTTAAGTGGCTGAAAGATAACGAGATTGAATATGAATTTGTTGATCTGAAAAAAGAGCCGCTGACGAGAGACGAACTGCAATCATTTGTAAATCAGATCGGTTTGGATGTGCTGATTAACCGGCGTGGGATGAAATGGCGGCAACTGGGTTTGAAGGATAAGGATTTGAGTGAAGACGAGTTGTTTGAACAGTTGCTGGAACATCAGGTTATGATCAAACGTCCCGTTTTAGTAGAAGGAGAAGCAATTTTAGTTGGATATGATGAAGACGCTTTTAAAGCATTTGTTGAGTAA
- a CDS encoding acetyl-CoA carboxylase biotin carboxyl carrier protein subunit, protein MQFESTIDDQSFEVNIDDDSSFATVNGKEMPYELIVQANGRVLFRTGTKLHIIDNIEVEKQTISFSIDGKFVKTVVKDDQELLLERLGFSTEELASAGLLEAPMPGKILELLVNEGDEVEEGQPVVILEAMKMENELKSPTAGTVATIVVSENDNVEKNQTILEIEPRG, encoded by the coding sequence ATGCAATTTGAATCTACCATAGACGATCAGTCGTTTGAAGTTAATATTGATGATGACAGCAGTTTTGCTACCGTAAACGGCAAAGAGATGCCTTATGAGTTGATTGTTCAAGCAAACGGACGTGTACTTTTCCGGACCGGAACTAAATTACATATCATCGATAATATAGAAGTAGAGAAACAGACAATCTCCTTCTCTATTGACGGCAAATTTGTAAAGACTGTTGTAAAAGATGACCAGGAACTGCTGCTTGAGCGTCTTGGATTTTCAACAGAAGAACTGGCCTCAGCCGGTTTACTGGAAGCGCCCATGCCGGGTAAAATCCTGGAGCTTCTTGTTAATGAAGGAGACGAAGTTGAGGAAGGCCAACCGGTAGTCATCCTCGAAGCCATGAAGATGGAAAATGAATTAAAATCCCCTACAGCCGGTACGGTGGCTACTATTGTTGTTTCTGAAAATGACAACGTCGAAAAAAATCAAACTATTTTAGAGATCGAACCACGTGGATAA
- the murA gene encoding UDP-N-acetylglucosamine 1-carboxyvinyltransferase, with amino-acid sequence MDKFVIEGPTPLKGEIAISGSKNAALPLMAASILGNGPSTLHLIPKLRDIYTFNNVIRVTGTKVEFHEAENKLVIDPTHLSHTEAPYDLVRKMRASFYMLGALVGRTGQAKVSLPGGCAWGPRPVDLHLKGMEAMGINIDLDEGYVYASIDGDDVEGGEFTLDPSSVGATINLVLAAVKRAKKFVIKNAAKEPDVVLLCNMLVKMGADIEGIGTDTLTVRKADELRGVEMSNDPDRIETGTYMIAAAMHPESDLTLTGCKPEDLGTFPKHFKKLGVDYSVDGTTIRIRSKEKINPVSVKTEIYPGFPTDLQAQWATLMTQADGESKITDTIYFDRFSYVPELNRLGAKLKVEKNRVTVNGKTELSGASVMSTDLRASVSLVMAGMAAEGTTEVLRVYHLDRGYENLEDKLNSVGASIKRVSEE; translated from the coding sequence GTGGATAAATTTGTTATTGAAGGCCCGACCCCGTTAAAAGGTGAAATTGCAATCAGCGGTTCCAAAAATGCCGCACTGCCCCTTATGGCGGCTTCTATTTTGGGAAACGGCCCCTCTACCCTTCACCTTATACCCAAACTTCGCGACATCTATACATTTAACAATGTAATTCGCGTAACAGGTACAAAAGTTGAATTTCACGAAGCTGAAAATAAACTGGTAATTGATCCTACTCATCTGAGTCACACGGAAGCCCCGTACGATCTGGTCAGAAAAATGAGGGCTTCATTCTATATGCTTGGAGCGTTGGTTGGACGAACCGGACAGGCCAAAGTATCCCTTCCCGGCGGTTGCGCGTGGGGACCGCGTCCTGTGGATCTCCATCTGAAAGGAATGGAAGCTATGGGCATAAATATCGACCTGGACGAAGGATACGTTTACGCTTCAATCGATGGTGACGATGTGGAAGGCGGCGAGTTTACTCTCGACCCGAGCAGTGTTGGCGCTACCATTAACCTGGTTTTGGCAGCTGTAAAACGAGCCAAAAAATTTGTGATAAAAAATGCGGCAAAAGAGCCGGATGTAGTTCTTCTCTGCAACATGCTGGTTAAGATGGGAGCTGACATTGAAGGCATCGGGACAGATACCCTAACGGTTCGGAAAGCGGATGAACTCCGGGGAGTTGAAATGTCTAACGATCCCGATCGTATCGAAACCGGAACCTATATGATTGCTGCAGCCATGCATCCGGAATCCGACCTTACACTAACCGGATGTAAACCCGAAGACCTTGGAACCTTTCCAAAACACTTTAAAAAACTTGGTGTCGATTATTCAGTGGATGGAACTACCATAAGGATCAGATCGAAGGAAAAAATCAATCCGGTATCCGTGAAAACAGAAATCTATCCGGGCTTTCCAACAGACCTGCAGGCTCAGTGGGCAACACTTATGACTCAGGCTGATGGAGAATCTAAAATCACCGATACCATCTACTTCGATCGTTTCAGCTATGTACCGGAGCTAAACCGGCTGGGAGCAAAGCTGAAAGTGGAAAAAAACAGGGTAACCGTAAACGGCAAAACCGAGCTTTCGGGTGCATCCGTAATGAGTACCGACCTTCGGGCAAGTGTCAGCCTGGTTATGGCCGGTATGGCAGCAGAAGGGACTACTGAAGTACTTCGGGTTTACCATCTCGACCGGGGATATGAAAACCTCGAAGATAAGCTGAACAGCGTGGGTGCATCTATAAAAAGAGTCAGTGAAGAGTAA